The proteins below are encoded in one region of Parvicella tangerina:
- the recO gene encoding DNA repair protein RecO, whose amino-acid sequence MRQTIHGIYLGHLNYSETSVIARFYTQEYGKRSFLLKGVKGKKSKTAGLLQALNELQVTCNFRPERELNTAFTIESNHTLHQVHNDFRKSTIAVFLAEILNKSIIEEEPNRPLYLFLTHRLTELNHETFDANFHLKFLLELSLFLGFYPRLSVHASDQVFNLEEGLFEHEQFHSPLSLDKETSQLLKSLIQDGKLPKVTNEDRARLLDGLVSYYEVQLHLKPNSFQAHQVLKTVFS is encoded by the coding sequence ATGCGTCAAACAATTCATGGCATCTACCTGGGTCATCTCAATTATTCTGAGACAAGTGTTATTGCGCGTTTTTACACGCAAGAATATGGTAAGCGCTCTTTTTTACTTAAAGGTGTAAAAGGTAAAAAAAGCAAAACTGCAGGTCTACTTCAGGCATTGAATGAACTTCAGGTTACCTGTAACTTCAGACCAGAACGTGAATTAAACACTGCTTTTACTATTGAAAGTAATCATACTCTTCATCAGGTTCACAATGACTTTAGAAAGAGCACAATCGCTGTATTCCTAGCCGAAATTCTGAATAAATCCATTATTGAAGAGGAGCCGAACAGACCACTATATTTATTTCTAACCCACCGATTAACAGAGTTAAACCATGAGACCTTTGATGCTAATTTCCATTTAAAATTTCTACTTGAGCTCTCTCTATTTCTTGGATTTTATCCAAGACTTTCAGTTCATGCATCAGATCAGGTTTTCAATTTGGAAGAAGGTCTCTTCGAGCACGAACAGTTTCATTCACCTTTGAGTCTGGACAAAGAAACTTCTCAGCTCTTAAAATCGTTGATTCAGGATGGCAAACTACCTAAAGTAACTAATGAGGATCGTGCCAGATTGCTTGATGGCCTAGTAAGTTACTATGAGGTCCAACTTCATTTAAAACCCAATAGTTTTCAAGCTCATCAGGTCCTGAAAACGGTATTTTCCTAA
- the nadE gene encoding NAD(+) synthase: protein MQTKKIIGHIVSWLDNYANRAGIDGFVVGVSGGIDSAVTSTLCAMTGKNVILLNMPILQPPSQYDRSNEHINWLQANYPNTKGYIQDLTATFKKVMEDFPDEIQDNLTMANVRARLRMTTLYAYASHYGYLVAGTGNKVEDFGVGFFTKYGDGGVDISPIADLMKTEVYELAKEMDIVNSIQVAPPTDGLWDDNRSDEDHLGATYAELEWAMKFLENKNNETMTPRQEEVMKIYLKWHNASKHKMMPIPVCEIPTELK from the coding sequence ATGCAAACAAAGAAAATAATTGGCCACATCGTCTCTTGGCTTGATAACTATGCCAACCGTGCGGGAATAGACGGATTTGTAGTAGGCGTTTCTGGAGGTATAGACAGCGCAGTAACCTCCACGCTTTGTGCGATGACAGGAAAGAATGTAATTCTTTTGAATATGCCTATCTTACAGCCTCCTTCTCAATACGACAGGAGCAATGAACACATCAATTGGCTACAAGCTAATTACCCGAATACCAAAGGATATATTCAAGACCTTACAGCCACCTTTAAAAAGGTTATGGAGGATTTCCCCGATGAAATTCAGGACAACCTTACCATGGCAAATGTAAGAGCCCGACTACGCATGACAACACTATATGCCTACGCCAGTCATTATGGCTACCTCGTAGCCGGCACAGGGAATAAAGTTGAAGATTTTGGTGTTGGCTTCTTCACCAAATACGGAGATGGGGGCGTAGACATATCACCAATAGCAGATCTCATGAAAACCGAAGTTTATGAGCTTGCCAAAGAGATGGACATTGTCAACTCTATTCAGGTAGCACCACCAACTGACGGTCTTTGGGATGACAACAGAAGCGATGAGGACCATCTGGGCGCAACCTATGCTGAGCTAGAATGGGCGATGAAATTCTTAGAAAACAAAAACAACGAAACCATGACACCGAGACAAGAAGAAGTCATGAAGATCTATTTGAAATGGCATAATGCCAGCAAGCACAAAATGATGCCTATTCCAGTATGTGAAATACCTACCGAGTTAAAATAA
- the rimP gene encoding ribosome assembly cofactor RimP, translated as MISKDKVIALAEERIEELNSGIFLVEVNISPTNVITIELDKEQGGVTIDECVSVSRNVEHNLDRETEDFELSVSSAGMDRPLRVPQQFKKNIGNEVRVVLNHGSVQGELMSYDGKKLIVQTSTKEKIEGRKKKELVTRQHEVDLGDVKEVKRVISFGNPKKK; from the coding sequence ATGATCAGTAAAGACAAAGTTATAGCACTTGCCGAAGAGCGAATTGAGGAACTTAACAGCGGTATTTTTCTCGTTGAAGTAAACATCTCACCTACCAATGTCATCACGATTGAATTAGACAAAGAACAAGGTGGTGTGACCATTGACGAGTGTGTGAGTGTAAGCAGAAATGTTGAACATAACCTTGATCGTGAAACGGAAGACTTTGAATTGTCTGTTTCCTCTGCTGGAATGGATCGGCCATTGAGAGTACCTCAACAGTTCAAGAAGAATATCGGCAACGAAGTTCGTGTAGTGCTAAACCATGGAAGTGTACAGGGTGAATTGATGTCTTACGATGGAAAAAAGCTCATCGTTCAAACATCGACCAAAGAAAAAATAGAAGGCAGAAAGAAAAAAGAACTGGTCACCAGACAACACGAAGTTGACCTAGGTGATGTAAAAGAAGTAAAACGTGTAATTAGCTTCGGGAATCCGAAGAAAAAATAA
- the nusA gene encoding transcription termination factor NusA — protein MNAIELIDSFSEFKEMKNIDRVTMMRILEDVFRATLKKRFGTDEHVDFIINPDKGDLEIWLNRTIVPDGEVEDEATEIAYSEAIKIEPDFEIGEEVSEEIKMENFGRRNILSLRQNLAAKLMELERENIVAVYKERIGDIITGEVYQIWKREILVLDDEGNELVLPKNEQIPSDYFKKGDNIRAVVSDVTVKNNAPVIILSRTNPAFLERLFELEVPEVFDGLITIKKIVREPGERAKVAVESYDDRIDPVGACVGMKGSRIHGIVRELRNENIDVINWTSNTQLLVQRALSPAKIVSMEIFDDEKRVNVYLKPDQVSLAIGKGGHNIKLASKLVGYEIDVYREGAEDIDDVDLDEFTDEIDDWIIDELKAVGCDTAKSVLDIDKDDLVKRTDLEEETIAEIYKILKAEFE, from the coding sequence ATGAATGCAATAGAGTTAATAGATTCATTCTCGGAATTTAAAGAGATGAAAAACATCGACCGAGTAACGATGATGAGAATTCTTGAAGACGTTTTTAGAGCAACATTGAAGAAACGTTTTGGAACAGACGAACATGTTGATTTCATTATCAACCCAGACAAAGGAGACTTGGAGATCTGGTTGAACAGAACAATTGTACCTGACGGAGAGGTTGAGGACGAAGCCACAGAGATCGCATACAGCGAAGCAATCAAGATCGAACCTGATTTCGAAATTGGTGAAGAGGTTTCTGAAGAGATCAAAATGGAGAATTTCGGTAGAAGAAACATTCTTTCTTTACGTCAGAACCTTGCTGCTAAGCTAATGGAACTCGAAAGAGAAAATATTGTAGCGGTTTATAAGGAAAGAATTGGTGACATCATCACTGGTGAGGTATACCAAATCTGGAAAAGAGAGATCCTGGTACTTGACGATGAAGGAAATGAGCTAGTTCTTCCAAAGAATGAACAAATTCCTTCCGATTACTTTAAGAAAGGAGACAATATCAGAGCGGTTGTTTCTGATGTTACCGTTAAAAATAATGCTCCTGTAATTATTCTTTCAAGAACTAACCCTGCATTCTTAGAGCGCTTGTTCGAACTGGAAGTTCCTGAAGTTTTTGATGGACTAATCACGATCAAGAAGATTGTTAGAGAACCTGGAGAAAGAGCGAAAGTTGCTGTTGAATCTTACGATGACAGAATTGATCCCGTAGGTGCCTGCGTAGGGATGAAAGGGTCAAGAATTCATGGAATCGTTCGAGAATTGAGAAACGAAAACATTGACGTGATTAACTGGACCTCTAATACACAGCTTTTAGTTCAACGTGCATTGAGTCCGGCTAAGATCGTTTCAATGGAGATATTTGATGATGAGAAAAGAGTGAACGTATACCTTAAGCCAGATCAGGTTTCCCTTGCCATTGGTAAAGGAGGACACAACATCAAATTAGCTTCTAAATTAGTAGGTTACGAAATCGATGTTTACCGTGAGGGTGCTGAAGATATTGATGATGTTGATTTAGATGAATTTACGGATGAAATCGATGATTGGATCATTGACGAATTGAAGGCTGTGGGTTGTGATACGGCAAAATCTGTACTGGATATTGATAAAGATGATCTAGTAAAAAGAACAGATTTAGAGGAGGAAACCATTGCTGAGATATATAAAATTCTGAAAGCGGAATTTGAATAA
- the infB gene encoding translation initiation factor IF-2, which yields MVRRLSKVAREFNVGTSTIVEFLHSKGKEIESSPNTKIDPELYELLQDEFSSEKSVKEKVEEVRSEIKEKAEKTTEEEVQPEEEEPKKDETIKAKANKLSGPSVVGKIDLGKDKKEEEKEEKKEEKKEPEAEEKKAPVKAKEEEKKAEKEEKVEPKEEEKEESEEVETIKAKAEKLSGVTVVRKIDLPVEKKKEKKKPQDNDDSRKKKRKRIKKVNIDEAGRKASQEYKKSKKGKNQKTEISEEEIKKEIQETLARLSNKSKNKGVKLRREKRQAQAEKREEEALQAELDKGKLKLTEFVTVSELATMMDKTPTDIIATLMGIGIFASINQRLDAETLAMVAEEYGFEVEWVSAELTETIPEEEDDPKDLEARPPIVTVMGHVDHGKTSLLDYIRTSDVTEGEAGGITQHIGAYSVTGESGRKITFLDTPGHEAFTAMRARGAQVTDIAIIIIAADDDVMPQTKEAINHAQAAGVPMVFAINKIDKPGANPDKVKEQLSGMNILVEDWGGKYQSQEISAKTGQGVEELLEKVLLEAEMLDLKANPNKNAIGTVIESTLDKGRGYVTTLLVEAGTLKVGDMIIAGTQLGRVKIMHDEHDQVVKEAGPAKPVSILGMQGASNAGDRFHVMTDEKEAKAIVNKRQQLQREQGLRTTKHITLDEIGRRLALGEFQELNLIVKGDVDGSVEALADSMLKLSTEEIQINVIHKAVGQITESDVLLATASDAIIIGFQVRPSAGARKLAEKEEIDIRLYSIIYKAIEEIKEAMEGMLSPDVKEEIIGTAEVRETFKITKVGTIAGCFVTEGKITRNSSIRLIRDGIVVYTGELGSLKRFKDDVKEVTHNYECGLNIEKFNDIKVGDVIEAFEEVEVARKL from the coding sequence GTGGTAAGACGATTAAGTAAAGTAGCTAGAGAGTTTAACGTTGGTACATCAACCATCGTTGAATTTTTGCATTCTAAAGGTAAGGAGATCGAATCAAGTCCTAATACGAAGATTGACCCTGAACTTTATGAGCTGTTGCAAGATGAATTCTCTAGTGAGAAATCTGTGAAGGAGAAAGTAGAAGAAGTTCGTTCTGAGATCAAAGAGAAAGCTGAAAAGACTACCGAAGAAGAAGTTCAGCCAGAAGAGGAAGAACCGAAGAAAGACGAAACCATCAAGGCTAAGGCAAACAAACTTAGCGGACCATCAGTTGTTGGTAAAATAGACTTAGGCAAGGACAAGAAAGAGGAGGAAAAAGAAGAGAAAAAGGAAGAAAAGAAGGAGCCGGAAGCAGAAGAGAAAAAAGCTCCTGTTAAGGCTAAGGAGGAAGAAAAGAAGGCCGAAAAAGAAGAAAAAGTTGAGCCTAAAGAAGAAGAGAAGGAAGAGAGCGAAGAGGTTGAAACGATCAAGGCAAAAGCTGAGAAACTTTCAGGAGTTACCGTGGTGAGAAAAATCGATCTTCCAGTTGAAAAGAAAAAAGAGAAAAAGAAACCTCAGGATAACGATGACAGCCGCAAAAAGAAGCGTAAGCGTATCAAGAAGGTAAATATTGATGAAGCTGGTAGAAAAGCCTCTCAAGAGTATAAAAAATCAAAGAAAGGAAAGAATCAGAAAACAGAGATTTCTGAAGAGGAGATCAAGAAAGAGATTCAGGAAACGCTTGCTCGATTAAGTAACAAGAGTAAGAATAAAGGTGTTAAACTTAGAAGAGAGAAAAGACAAGCTCAAGCTGAAAAACGTGAAGAAGAAGCGCTTCAGGCAGAACTTGACAAGGGTAAACTGAAGTTGACAGAATTCGTAACTGTATCGGAGTTGGCAACCATGATGGACAAAACTCCAACTGACATCATCGCTACGTTGATGGGAATTGGAATTTTTGCTTCGATCAATCAACGTTTAGACGCTGAAACTTTAGCAATGGTTGCGGAAGAATATGGATTTGAGGTAGAATGGGTAAGTGCAGAGTTAACCGAAACTATTCCTGAGGAAGAAGACGATCCAAAAGACCTTGAAGCAAGACCTCCAATTGTTACCGTAATGGGTCACGTTGACCATGGTAAAACTTCCCTATTGGATTATATTCGTACAAGTGATGTAACAGAAGGAGAGGCTGGTGGAATCACCCAGCATATTGGAGCGTATAGCGTAACTGGTGAAAGCGGAAGAAAGATCACTTTCCTTGACACACCAGGTCACGAAGCCTTTACAGCAATGCGTGCGCGTGGTGCTCAGGTTACAGATATTGCAATTATCATTATCGCTGCGGACGATGACGTGATGCCTCAGACCAAAGAGGCGATTAATCACGCTCAGGCGGCAGGTGTTCCTATGGTGTTTGCCATTAACAAGATTGATAAGCCTGGAGCAAATCCTGACAAGGTTAAGGAGCAGCTTTCTGGAATGAACATCTTAGTAGAAGACTGGGGTGGAAAATACCAGTCACAAGAGATTTCAGCTAAGACGGGACAGGGAGTTGAAGAACTTCTTGAAAAGGTTCTTTTAGAGGCTGAAATGCTTGACCTTAAGGCAAATCCAAATAAAAATGCGATTGGTACTGTAATTGAATCTACACTAGATAAAGGTAGAGGATATGTGACTACCCTACTCGTTGAAGCAGGTACTTTGAAAGTAGGTGATATGATTATCGCTGGTACTCAGCTAGGACGTGTGAAAATCATGCATGATGAACATGACCAGGTTGTTAAAGAAGCTGGTCCGGCTAAACCAGTCTCCATTTTAGGTATGCAGGGAGCTAGTAATGCTGGAGATCGTTTCCATGTAATGACGGATGAAAAAGAAGCGAAAGCAATCGTAAACAAACGTCAGCAACTACAGAGAGAGCAAGGACTCAGAACTACTAAACACATTACACTTGATGAAATTGGTAGACGTCTGGCCCTTGGAGAATTCCAGGAACTGAACTTGATCGTAAAAGGTGATGTGGATGGGTCTGTAGAAGCATTAGCGGATTCGATGTTGAAATTATCAACTGAGGAAATTCAGATCAACGTCATTCACAAAGCCGTTGGCCAGATTACTGAGTCTGATGTGTTGTTAGCGACCGCTTCTGATGCGATTATCATTGGATTCCAGGTGAGACCTTCTGCTGGAGCTAGAAAACTTGCTGAAAAGGAAGAAATTGATATTCGTCTGTACTCAATTATTTACAAGGCTATTGAAGAGATCAAAGAAGCAATGGAGGGTATGCTTTCTCCAGATGTGAAAGAAGAGATCATCGGTACGGCCGAGGTAAGAGAAACCTTCAAAATCACTAAAGTCGGTACAATTGCAGGATGTTTTGTTACTGAAGGTAAAATCACCAGAAACAGTAGCATTCGTCTGATTAGGGACGGTATTGTAGTGTACACAGGTGAACTTGGTTCGTTGAAGCGATTTAAGGATGACGTGAAAGAGGTTACTCATAACTACGAGTGTGGTCTGAACATTGAGAAGTTCAACGACATTAAAGTAGGTGACGTCATAGAAGCTTTCGAAGAGGTAGAGGTTGCTAGAAAACTTTAA